From Nguyenibacter vanlangensis, one genomic window encodes:
- a CDS encoding SDR family oxidoreductase, whose protein sequence is MTLENKQVVILGGTSGIGQAVARDVARAGGVPLVVSHNPQNVRATLAQLPPNAQGHVADLRSADQIRDLFTRIGPFDHLVYTAGETLLCGTLSDLTLDSARDFFEIRYWGALAAAKFAASAIRPGGSIVLTSGIAGARPPQQGWTLGASICAAMEGLTRALAVELAPLRVNIVSPGFVRTPLWRDMPDPQRQAMYQAAAQALPVGRIGEAADLAKAYLFLMEQGFSTGQVLVVDGGGMLV, encoded by the coding sequence ATGACTCTCGAGAACAAGCAGGTCGTCATTCTGGGCGGCACGTCGGGTATCGGACAGGCCGTCGCCCGGGATGTGGCCCGTGCCGGGGGCGTGCCGCTGGTCGTATCGCACAATCCGCAAAATGTGCGGGCCACGCTGGCGCAATTGCCGCCCAACGCCCAGGGCCACGTCGCCGACCTGCGCAGCGCGGACCAGATCCGCGACCTGTTCACCCGGATCGGGCCATTCGACCACCTCGTCTACACCGCGGGCGAAACATTGTTGTGCGGCACGCTGTCCGATCTCACGTTGGACAGCGCACGCGATTTCTTCGAAATCCGTTATTGGGGCGCGCTGGCTGCCGCGAAATTTGCCGCGTCCGCAATCCGGCCGGGCGGTTCGATCGTTTTGACATCCGGCATCGCGGGCGCCCGCCCGCCTCAGCAGGGTTGGACCCTGGGGGCAAGCATCTGCGCGGCAATGGAGGGCCTGACCCGCGCGCTGGCGGTGGAACTGGCGCCGCTGCGCGTCAATATCGTCTCGCCCGGCTTCGTGCGCACGCCGCTCTGGCGCGACATGCCCGACCCCCAGCGCCAGGCCATGTATCAGGCCGCCGCCCAGGCCCTGCCCGTCGGACGGATCGGCGAAGCCGCCGATTTGGCCAAGGCCTATCTTTTCCTGATGGAACAGGGTTTTTCGACCGGGCAGGTGCTCGTCGTCGATGGTGGCGGCATGCTCGTTTGA
- a CDS encoding LysR family transcriptional regulator codes for MMDARLLSGIGTMIAVAETGNFARAAESLGLTPSGVSRAIGRLEQRLGARLFNRNAQATVLTEAGRQFVAEVTPLLAGIADAAARTGGETQAVRGRLRVNCDSWFASLMLAPKLQSFLDAYPALTLDLVVRDTLGDLVSDGFDAAIRFGVPQAPGPVTRRLLETRILTCAAPSYLARHGRPNHPSALADPAHHCLLFRDPATGRPFDWEFHRAGEILRVSVHGRLVLNDVATSIAACMAGLGIAQPMALGIDAALRDGRLVELFPDWNGEYFPLHAYYPSRHLPPAKVRAFLDFVLAEVA; via the coding sequence ATGATGGACGCGCGGTTGCTGAGCGGAATCGGAACGATGATCGCGGTGGCGGAAACCGGAAACTTTGCCCGGGCTGCGGAAAGCCTGGGCTTGACCCCGTCGGGTGTCAGCCGGGCGATCGGGCGGCTGGAGCAGCGCCTGGGCGCGCGGCTGTTCAATCGCAATGCCCAGGCCACCGTCCTGACCGAAGCGGGGCGGCAGTTCGTGGCCGAGGTGACACCGCTGCTGGCCGGGATTGCCGATGCCGCGGCCCGGACCGGCGGCGAGACGCAGGCCGTGCGCGGTCGGTTGCGCGTGAATTGCGATTCCTGGTTTGCCAGCCTGATGCTGGCGCCGAAGCTGCAATCCTTTCTGGATGCCTATCCTGCGCTGACGCTGGATCTGGTCGTACGCGATACTCTGGGCGACCTGGTGTCGGACGGATTCGACGCCGCCATCCGATTCGGCGTGCCGCAGGCGCCGGGGCCGGTGACGCGCAGATTGCTGGAGACACGGATCCTGACCTGCGCCGCGCCGTCCTACCTGGCGCGGCATGGACGGCCGAACCACCCGTCGGCACTGGCCGATCCGGCGCATCATTGCCTGTTGTTCCGCGACCCGGCGACGGGACGGCCCTTCGACTGGGAATTCCATCGTGCCGGCGAAATCCTGAGGGTTTCCGTGCATGGACGGCTGGTGCTGAACGATGTGGCGACGTCGATCGCGGCCTGCATGGCCGGATTGGGCATTGCCCAGCCCATGGCGCTGGGCATCGACGCGGCGCTGCGCGACGGGCGGCTGGTCGAATTGTTTCCCGACTGGAACGGCGAATATTTTCCGCTGCATGCCTATTACCCGTCGCGCCATCTGCCGCCGGCCAAGGTACGGGCCTTTCTGGATTTCGTCCTGGCGGAGGTGGCGTAG
- a CDS encoding bifunctional helix-turn-helix transcriptional regulator/GNAT family N-acetyltransferase, which translates to MDQTVTSVRTFNRFYTHRVGALNTRFLGTDLTLGEARMLLEIARAGRVLASDLRRLLDMDPAHVSRMLARFESRGWIVRHRDGTDGRARPLSLSPAGQAAFQAVDERQAEATRAMLADQDGWGRRDVAQSLALARLRLDPASGGAVAIRPFRAGDLGQIAARQALLYQQENGWGRGLEVAVLDAAAAFLRDFKPGREQCWVAELDGVAAGSVMLTDEGGGIARLRLLYVEPFARGRGIGGELIARCVAFARDCGYDRLTLWTHTVLDGARRLYARNGFRLTETAPHTVFGLPLQGETWVLDLTMPPA; encoded by the coding sequence ATGGATCAGACCGTTACGTCCGTCCGGACATTCAACCGTTTCTATACCCATCGGGTCGGGGCGCTGAATACGCGCTTCCTCGGCACCGACCTGACCCTGGGTGAGGCCAGGATGCTGCTGGAAATCGCGCGGGCCGGCCGCGTGCTGGCCAGCGATCTGCGCCGCCTTCTGGACATGGACCCCGCGCATGTCAGCCGCATGCTGGCACGGTTCGAATCCCGCGGCTGGATCGTCCGCCACCGCGACGGCACCGACGGGCGCGCCCGCCCGCTCTCGCTCTCTCCGGCCGGCCAGGCGGCCTTCCAGGCGGTCGACGAACGCCAGGCCGAGGCCACGCGCGCCATGCTGGCCGATCAGGACGGCTGGGGCCGCCGGGATGTGGCGCAATCCCTGGCCCTGGCCCGGCTGCGGCTGGACCCGGCTTCGGGCGGTGCGGTCGCCATCCGTCCCTTCCGCGCCGGCGATCTGGGACAGATCGCGGCGCGGCAGGCACTGCTCTACCAGCAGGAAAATGGCTGGGGCAGGGGGCTCGAAGTCGCGGTGCTGGACGCCGCCGCCGCCTTCCTGCGCGATTTCAAGCCGGGGCGCGAACAATGCTGGGTGGCCGAACTGGACGGCGTCGCGGCCGGTTCCGTCATGCTGACGGACGAAGGCGGCGGCATTGCGCGGCTGCGGCTGCTCTATGTCGAACCCTTCGCCCGCGGCCGCGGCATCGGCGGCGAACTGATCGCACGTTGCGTCGCGTTTGCGCGCGATTGCGGCTATGATCGGCTCACCCTCTGGACCCACACGGTGCTGGACGGCGCCCGCCGGCTCTATGCCCGAAACGGCTTCCGCCTGACGGAAACCGCTCCCCACACCGTGTTCGGCCTGCCGCTCCAGGGTGAAACCTGGGTGCTGGACCTGACCATGCCGCCGGCCTGA
- a CDS encoding DeoR/GlpR family DNA-binding transcription regulator: MPPDRLTQIRRYLYLNGMTGIHELAEKVDASLATIRRDLQRLEEQGVIIRTHGGAAIAETVGMEIAFEAREHQRLEDKRAIADAAFAQLRPGSAVFFDAGTTVLQMAHRLRLDPMPLTVFSNNIAVAEALMGMDQVQVILLGGRVRAGNRSVVGVLSEQVIDGLWFDQLYLGASAVQPDNTIATPDSDEARLNAAMLKHATERYLLADSSKFNRHSTYRVGKLDQVSRVFTDSGLDEEWVGRLAQLNIPLTRAP; this comes from the coding sequence GTGCCCCCCGACCGCCTGACGCAGATTCGCCGCTACCTCTATCTCAACGGCATGACCGGCATCCACGAACTGGCGGAAAAGGTCGATGCCTCTCTGGCCACGATCCGGCGCGACCTCCAGCGGCTGGAAGAACAGGGCGTCATCATCCGCACCCATGGCGGCGCCGCGATCGCCGAGACGGTCGGCATGGAAATCGCCTTCGAGGCGCGTGAACATCAGCGTCTGGAAGACAAGCGCGCGATCGCCGATGCCGCCTTCGCGCAACTGCGTCCCGGCTCGGCGGTGTTCTTCGATGCCGGCACGACCGTGCTGCAGATGGCGCACCGCCTGCGGCTCGATCCGATGCCGCTGACGGTGTTCTCCAACAATATCGCGGTGGCCGAGGCGCTGATGGGCATGGACCAGGTGCAGGTCATCCTGCTGGGCGGCCGCGTGCGCGCGGGCAATCGCAGCGTGGTCGGCGTCCTGTCCGAACAGGTGATCGACGGGCTGTGGTTCGACCAGCTCTATCTGGGCGCCAGCGCGGTGCAGCCCGACAATACGATCGCCACCCCCGACAGCGACGAAGCCCGCCTGAACGCGGCCATGCTGAAGCACGCCACCGAACGCTATCTGCTGGCCGACAGCAGCAAGTTCAACCGCCACTCGACCTATCGCGTCGGAAAACTGGACCAGGTGTCCAGGGTCTTTACCGATTCCGGCCTGGACGAGGAATGGGTCGGCCGCCTGGCCCAACTCAACATCCCCCTGACACGAGCCCCCTGA
- a CDS encoding SIS domain-containing protein: MSSPCRAAASRPRRWQRPETTRAAETLLNTADPHLKSVIAGRSHFVFLGAGALYGVAREGALKLREMSLSQTEAHHPLEYRHGPVSLIDERSCVIVLYHPDTIAEEALVAREVMAKGARVLGLGGPGTVELPIAGPADVRPLVCLPVLQLLGEYVARMRGLDTLAPRHLTKVVTIG, from the coding sequence ATGTCGTCGCCCTGTCGCGCAGCGGCGAGTCGACCGAGACGGTGGCAGCGGCCCGAGACCACCCGGGCGGCGGAGACGCTGCTGAACACGGCCGATCCGCACCTGAAGAGCGTGATCGCAGGACGGTCGCACTTCGTGTTCCTGGGGGCGGGGGCGCTGTACGGCGTGGCGCGTGAGGGCGCGCTGAAGCTGCGGGAAATGAGCCTGAGCCAGACCGAGGCGCATCATCCGCTGGAATATCGCCACGGCCCGGTCAGCCTGATCGACGAGCGGTCCTGCGTGATCGTGCTGTACCATCCGGACACGATCGCGGAGGAAGCGCTGGTCGCGCGTGAGGTGATGGCGAAGGGCGCGCGCGTGCTGGGCCTGGGCGGCCCGGGCACCGTGGAACTGCCCATTGCCGGGCCGGCCGACGTGCGGCCGCTGGTCTGCCTGCCGGTGCTGCAATTGCTGGGCGAATATGTGGCGCGGATGCGCGGGCTGGACACGCTGGCGCCGCGGCACCTGACCAAGGTCGTGACGATCGGCTGA
- the nagA gene encoding N-acetylglucosamine-6-phosphate deacetylase, with protein MTQLPELDGQIVLPERILPGRIAFDRRIRALAARPDAPRRYILPGFIDGHVHGGDGADTMDGVAAIHRLSRFHLAHGTTTILPTTITRPWPDVMDALRAVADVCRTGVTDGPAIHGAHLEGPFVSPHKLGAQPPFAIAPSPDKVREAVETGIVRVVTLAPELEHAESAMQTFAEAGVRVSLGHMTADYDQAERAICTICAAGGTVGATHLFNAMSPIEGRRPGPVTALMCSDVAYAEMIFDTHHVHPATFRLASRMMGSRLLFVTDAMRGAGLPDGPSQLGGQDVTIRDGVVRLPGGSLAGSVLTLDVALRNAVESGGMSLPRAAGLVSFNAARYLGLHDRGVLAVGRRADFVVMDERLRVQEVWVEGRRVV; from the coding sequence ATGACCCAATTGCCGGAACTGGATGGCCAGATCGTCCTGCCCGAACGGATCCTGCCGGGGCGCATCGCCTTCGACCGCCGGATCCGTGCCCTCGCGGCGCGGCCGGACGCGCCGCGACGCTATATCCTGCCGGGCTTTATCGACGGGCACGTCCATGGCGGGGACGGCGCCGACACGATGGACGGGGTGGCGGCGATCCATCGCCTGTCGCGTTTCCATCTGGCGCACGGCACCACGACGATCCTGCCGACCACCATCACCCGCCCCTGGCCGGACGTGATGGACGCGCTGCGCGCGGTCGCCGACGTGTGCCGGACCGGCGTGACGGACGGACCCGCCATCCATGGCGCGCATCTGGAAGGGCCGTTCGTCAGTCCGCACAAGCTGGGCGCGCAGCCGCCCTTCGCCATCGCCCCCAGCCCCGACAAGGTGCGCGAGGCGGTGGAGACCGGCATCGTGCGCGTGGTGACGCTGGCGCCGGAGCTGGAGCATGCCGAAAGCGCCATGCAGACGTTCGCCGAGGCGGGCGTGCGGGTCAGCCTGGGTCATATGACGGCCGATTACGACCAGGCGGAGCGGGCCATCTGCACGATCTGCGCGGCGGGCGGCACGGTGGGGGCGACGCACCTGTTCAATGCCATGTCGCCCATCGAGGGGCGCAGGCCCGGCCCCGTCACGGCGCTGATGTGCAGCGACGTGGCCTATGCCGAGATGATCTTCGACACGCATCACGTCCACCCGGCCACGTTCCGCCTGGCATCGCGGATGATGGGCAGCCGGCTGCTGTTCGTGACCGATGCGATGCGCGGCGCGGGCCTGCCGGACGGGCCGAGCCAGTTGGGCGGGCAGGACGTGACGATCAGGGACGGGGTGGTACGGCTGCCGGGCGGATCGCTGGCGGGCAGCGTGCTGACCCTGGATGTCGCCCTGCGCAACGCGGTGGAAAGCGGCGGGATGTCGCTGCCGCGCGCGGCCGGACTGGTCAGCTTCAATGCGGCGCGTTACCTGGGCCTGCATGACCGGGGCGTGCTGGCGGTCGGGCGCCGGGCGGATTTCGTCGTGATGGACGAACGGCTGCGGGTGCAGGAGGTGTGGGTCGAAGGCAGGCGGGTGGTGTGA
- a CDS encoding family 20 glycosylhydrolase has product METDRLRIVPTHHAAHHTARHAVRRAACRAALLGAGLLAATAARAQPALMPMPQSASVSGQSLPIAGGIAVDWQTPATPLLRRALARFSRRLQALSGSAVVLAGTPPAGTPILHIRYGHDPAWLSVRAREAYRLSVAADGVSLAADGPAGVIHGLATLLQLVQPASFSSAGASLAMARIDDAPRFLWRGLMIDVSRHFMSVDTIERQLDAMELTKLNVLHWHLSDGTGFRVESRLFPKLQQIGGHHQYYTQAQIRAVVAYAADRGIRIVPEFDIPGHTLAILEAYPELAAQQPVPLTPGWHQTCATESASGETTASCAKTINLNNPALDPTRPQTLRFARALYAEMGRLFPDRYFHSGGDEVSSRQWTANPRIVAYMKAHGFADAPALQAAFTAQVQDVLAAQGKIMMGWDEVSEAPIPKNVVVEAWRSSKWIASATRAGHPVVVSSGYYLDLLRPSAQHYRVDPMDPKADGLSPQDAIAARPKMGALVDAFTIDPHAPPLDTAQQALVLGGEAPLWSEVVSDEMVDARLWPRSAAIAERFWSPAGVHDVADMERRLPAIQHELEATGLAAGTNTDRMIALLTPADVTPLTVLASVTVPVRNYGLNRLAAHSGDAMLKAPAAIAAPDSFAAMDFNGLAARYAAGDHAVADTLRARLMAYAGNDMAYARIATTPALQAARPVSRQLAALALLGLEAMEPGRHGQAWRAEAARQFAVQDRAYESCAHLTASDANPLPPGGLLIAIVPGIRALVDAAP; this is encoded by the coding sequence ATGGAAACGGATCGTCTTCGGATCGTGCCCACCCATCATGCCGCCCATCATACCGCCCGCCATGCCGTCCGGCGCGCGGCATGCCGCGCGGCCCTGCTGGGGGCCGGCCTGCTCGCCGCGACCGCCGCCCGCGCCCAGCCGGCCCTGATGCCGATGCCGCAATCGGCCAGCGTGTCCGGCCAGTCTCTCCCCATCGCGGGCGGGATCGCGGTCGACTGGCAGACCCCGGCGACGCCGCTGCTGCGGCGGGCCCTGGCCCGCTTCTCCCGTCGCCTGCAGGCCCTGTCCGGCAGTGCCGTCGTCCTGGCCGGCACGCCCCCCGCCGGTACGCCCATCCTGCATATCCGCTACGGGCACGATCCCGCATGGCTCTCGGTGCGGGCGCGCGAAGCCTATCGCCTGTCGGTGGCGGCGGATGGCGTATCGCTGGCGGCCGACGGCCCCGCCGGGGTCATCCACGGCCTGGCCACGCTGCTGCAACTGGTCCAGCCCGCGTCCTTCTCTTCCGCCGGCGCTTCGCTGGCGATGGCCCGCATCGACGACGCGCCGCGCTTCCTCTGGCGCGGCCTCATGATCGACGTATCGCGCCATTTCATGTCGGTCGACACGATCGAGCGTCAGCTCGACGCGATGGAACTGACCAAGCTGAATGTGCTGCACTGGCATCTCAGCGACGGCACAGGCTTCAGGGTCGAAAGCCGCCTGTTCCCGAAATTGCAGCAGATCGGCGGCCATCATCAATATTACACCCAGGCGCAGATCCGCGCGGTGGTCGCCTATGCCGCCGATCGCGGCATCCGCATCGTGCCCGAATTCGATATACCAGGCCATACGCTGGCGATTCTGGAAGCCTATCCCGAACTTGCCGCCCAGCAGCCCGTGCCGCTGACCCCCGGATGGCACCAGACCTGCGCCACCGAATCCGCCTCGGGCGAAACGACGGCAAGCTGCGCGAAGACGATCAACCTGAACAATCCCGCCCTCGATCCCACCCGGCCACAGACCTTGCGCTTCGCCCGCGCGCTCTATGCCGAAATGGGGCGCCTCTTTCCCGACCGCTATTTCCATTCGGGCGGGGACGAGGTCTCGTCCCGGCAATGGACCGCCAATCCCAGGATCGTGGCCTATATGAAGGCCCACGGCTTCGCCGACGCCCCCGCCCTGCAGGCCGCCTTCACCGCCCAGGTGCAGGACGTGCTGGCCGCCCAGGGCAAGATCATGATGGGCTGGGACGAGGTCAGCGAGGCCCCGATCCCCAAGAACGTGGTGGTCGAGGCCTGGCGCAGCTCGAAATGGATCGCTTCGGCCACCCGCGCCGGCCACCCGGTCGTGGTCTCCTCCGGCTATTACCTGGATCTGCTCCGCCCTTCGGCCCAGCATTACCGGGTCGATCCGATGGATCCCAAGGCCGACGGCCTGTCCCCGCAGGACGCGATCGCGGCCCGGCCGAAAATGGGCGCTCTGGTCGACGCATTCACCATCGACCCCCACGCGCCGCCGCTGGACACGGCGCAGCAGGCGCTGGTGCTGGGCGGCGAGGCCCCGCTCTGGAGCGAGGTCGTTTCCGACGAAATGGTCGATGCGCGGCTCTGGCCCCGCTCGGCCGCCATCGCGGAACGGTTCTGGTCCCCGGCCGGCGTGCATGACGTCGCGGACATGGAACGCCGCCTGCCCGCCATACAGCACGAGCTGGAGGCCACGGGCCTGGCCGCCGGTACCAACACCGACCGGATGATCGCGCTGCTGACGCCGGCCGACGTGACGCCGCTGACGGTCCTGGCCTCGGTGACCGTGCCGGTGCGCAATTACGGGCTGAACCGCCTGGCCGCCCACAGCGGCGACGCCATGCTGAAGGCCCCGGCCGCCATCGCCGCCCCCGACAGTTTCGCGGCCATGGATTTCAACGGCCTGGCCGCCCGCTACGCCGCCGGCGACCATGCAGTGGCCGATACCCTGCGCGCGCGCCTGATGGCCTATGCCGGCAACGACATGGCCTATGCCCGGATCGCCACCACGCCGGCCCTCCAGGCGGCCCGCCCGGTGTCGCGGCAACTCGCGGCGCTGGCGCTGCTGGGGCTGGAGGCGATGGAACCGGGGCGCCATGGCCAGGCCTGGCGGGCCGAAGCCGCACGGCAATTCGCGGTACAGGACCGGGCCTATGAATCCTGCGCCCATCTCACCGCGTCCGACGCCAATCCGCTGCCCCCCGGCGGTCTGCTGATCGCCATCGTCCCCGGCATACGCGCCCTGGTCGACGCCGCCCCGTAA
- a CDS encoding acetyl-CoA C-acetyltransferase: MQDVVIVAARRTAIGSFLGTLAAIPAAGLGAHVIGAVLRDARLDPSRVDEVIMGHVLTAGAGQNTARQAAIGAGLPHAVPAMTVNKVCGSGMKAIHLAAQAIACRDAEIVVAGGMETMSLAPHLLPKARAGLRMGDAQLRDSMICDGLWDAFNDCHMGVTAENIARQYAISRAAQDDFAARSQRRAAAAAAGGRFADEIAPLTLPRKKGADLRFDHDEQIRPDTTPQRLAALRPAFLPDGSVTAGNASTLNDGAAAILLMHRDRAESMGLEVLGRIAAYAGAAVDPAMMGIGPVPATRRCLDRAGWRLADIDLVEANEAFAAQSLAVGQELGWDDARVNVNGGAIALGHPIGASGCRIVVTLLHEMRRRNAGKGLATLCIGGGQGVALAIER, from the coding sequence ATGCAGGATGTCGTCATCGTCGCGGCCAGGCGCACCGCGATCGGCAGTTTCCTGGGCACCCTGGCCGCAATCCCCGCCGCCGGGCTCGGAGCGCATGTCATCGGCGCGGTTTTGCGCGACGCGCGGCTCGACCCGTCGCGGGTCGACGAGGTCATCATGGGCCACGTGCTCACCGCCGGCGCCGGGCAGAACACGGCGCGCCAGGCGGCGATCGGCGCGGGACTGCCCCACGCCGTCCCGGCGATGACCGTCAACAAGGTCTGCGGATCGGGCATGAAGGCCATCCACCTGGCGGCGCAGGCCATCGCCTGCCGGGATGCCGAGATCGTCGTCGCCGGCGGAATGGAGACTATGAGCCTCGCGCCGCATCTCCTGCCCAAGGCACGGGCGGGCCTGCGCATGGGCGATGCGCAACTGCGCGACAGCATGATCTGCGACGGGCTGTGGGATGCGTTCAACGATTGCCACATGGGGGTCACGGCGGAAAACATCGCCCGGCAATACGCGATTTCGCGCGCGGCGCAGGACGATTTCGCCGCCCGCTCGCAACGGCGCGCCGCCGCCGCCGCCGCCGGCGGCCGCTTCGCCGATGAAATCGCGCCCCTGACCCTGCCGCGGAAGAAAGGCGCGGACCTGCGCTTCGACCATGACGAGCAGATCCGTCCCGACACCACGCCCCAGCGCCTGGCCGCCCTGCGCCCGGCCTTCCTCCCCGACGGCAGCGTCACCGCCGGCAACGCGTCCACCCTGAATGACGGCGCCGCCGCAATCCTGCTGATGCACCGCGATCGCGCCGAATCGATGGGGCTGGAGGTGCTGGGCCGCATCGCGGCCTATGCCGGCGCCGCGGTCGATCCGGCGATGATGGGCATCGGCCCGGTGCCGGCCACCAGGCGCTGCCTGGACCGCGCCGGATGGCGCCTGGCCGATATCGACCTGGTCGAAGCGAACGAGGCCTTCGCCGCGCAGTCGCTGGCAGTCGGCCAGGAACTCGGCTGGGATGACGCCCGGGTCAACGTCAATGGCGGCGCCATCGCGCTGGGACACCCGATCGGCGCCTCGGGCTGCCGCATCGTGGTCACGCTGCTGCATGAAATGCGCCGTCGCAACGCCGGCAAGGGACTGGCCACCCTGTGCATCGGCGGCGGCCAGGGCGTGGCGCTGGCGATCGAACGCTGA
- a CDS encoding FAD-binding oxidoreductase, which produces MTKSALVLGGGMVGVCTAWHLAQRGFDVTLIERGEPGRETSYGNAGLIQREAVEPYEFPHDLGTLLRVAVGIGNDVAWRARDLPAIAPRLLRYWWHSFPSRYRAIARSYEAMIRHCLDEHQRMIAAAGADNLVARNGWKALYRTGRAFEVGIGEARDRAQRTGILSEILDGAALARAEPVLLHPMAGAIHWRDPWSVSDPGELVGRYAALLEAAGGRILRGDARSLTRHAGGWRVETAQGPVDAAQAVIALGPWSDMVARTLGYRLPLFVKRGYHRHFAWPGGLATPVLDTEMGIAMIPMARGLRVTTGAEFAHRDAPSGTRQMARSEQIARALLPLGAAVEAQPWRGARPCMPDMLPVIGPAWDHPGLWFHFGHAHQGFTLGPTTGRLCAEMMNGETPFIDPAPYSPARFRRA; this is translated from the coding sequence ATGACGAAATCGGCCCTGGTCCTGGGCGGCGGCATGGTGGGGGTGTGTACCGCCTGGCACCTGGCGCAGCGCGGGTTCGACGTGACCCTGATCGAGCGGGGCGAGCCGGGACGAGAGACGTCGTACGGCAATGCCGGGCTGATCCAGCGCGAGGCGGTCGAACCCTATGAGTTTCCGCATGACCTGGGGACCCTGCTGCGCGTCGCGGTGGGAATCGGCAACGACGTGGCGTGGCGGGCGCGCGACCTGCCCGCCATCGCCCCGCGCCTGCTGCGCTATTGGTGGCATTCCTTTCCGTCGCGCTATCGGGCGATCGCCCGGTCCTATGAGGCGATGATCCGCCATTGCCTGGACGAACACCAGCGGATGATCGCGGCGGCCGGCGCCGACAACCTGGTCGCGCGCAATGGGTGGAAGGCGCTGTACCGAACCGGCCGGGCTTTCGAGGTCGGGATAGGCGAGGCGCGCGACCGGGCGCAGCGCACGGGTATTCTGTCGGAGATTCTGGATGGCGCGGCGCTGGCCCGGGCGGAGCCGGTGCTGCTTCACCCCATGGCGGGCGCCATCCACTGGCGCGACCCGTGGAGCGTGAGCGACCCGGGCGAACTGGTCGGCCGCTATGCCGCCCTGCTGGAGGCGGCCGGCGGGCGTATCCTGCGCGGGGATGCGCGCAGCCTGACCCGGCACGCCGGCGGATGGCGGGTCGAAACCGCGCAGGGCCCGGTGGACGCGGCGCAGGCGGTCATTGCGTTGGGGCCGTGGTCGGATATGGTCGCGCGGACCCTGGGTTATCGGTTACCGCTGTTCGTCAAGCGCGGCTATCACCGGCATTTCGCGTGGCCGGGCGGGCTGGCCACCCCGGTGCTGGATACCGAGATGGGGATCGCGATGATCCCGATGGCGCGCGGATTGCGCGTGACCACCGGCGCGGAGTTCGCCCATCGGGACGCGCCGTCCGGCACGCGGCAGATGGCGCGCAGCGAGCAGATCGCCCGCGCCCTGCTGCCGCTGGGCGCGGCGGTGGAGGCGCAGCCCTGGCGGGGCGCGCGGCCCTGCATGCCGGACATGCTGCCGGTGATCGGGCCGGCCTGGGATCATCCGGGATTGTGGTTCCATTTCGGCCATGCGCATCAGGGCTTTACGCTGGGCCCCACGACCGGGCGGCTATGCGCCGAGATGATGAATGGGGAAACCCCGTTCATCGATCCGGCACCCTATAGCCCCGCGCGTTTCCGGCGGGCGT